The following proteins come from a genomic window of Pocillopora verrucosa isolate sample1 chromosome 6, ASM3666991v2, whole genome shotgun sequence:
- the LOC131789537 gene encoding uncharacterized protein yields the protein MDEFETISLDTEECKICGQQTGEELISCILRKKLPSSGENIIESSKAEEATFAHRICLERWDTIMKNTFYPQPKKTWKDKLKGFISAGEASVEFWTPVSDTSNDRNRTIPTTTTRSFSTASDYSVFSQSKEAYRVAEVRSKQGQWRSSKVRICSIDSEEEQQRSASPVASEQSKFIWHTKSTLLQCDLNELKDVLEDLKRRINGVSSELVTQLQEKDSLVQQKHTMETTVGQLISLQSNVKTASSQNVSKSMNPTHNQRGTLSCK from the exons ATGGATGAATTCGAAACAATAAGTCTCGATACCGAAGAGTGCAAGATTTGTGGACAACAGACAGGGGAAGAGCTGATTTCATGTATTTTGCGCAAGAAATTGCCCAGCTCGGGGGAAAACATTATTGAGTCTTCGAAAGCAGAGGAGGCTACCTTTGCTCATCGAATTTGCCTGGAAAGATGGGACACTATCATGAAGAACACGTTTTATCCTCAGCCGAAGAAAACGTGGAAAGATAAGCTCAAGGGTTTTATTAGCGCAGGAGAGGCTTCAGTAGAATTTTGGACTCCCGTCTCTGATACTTCGAACGATCGAAACCGGACAATACCAACCACAACAACAAGGTCCTTCTCAACGGCCTCGGACTACTCTGTCTTCAGCCAGAGTAAAGAAGCTTATCGAGTAGCAGAAGTACGAAGCAAACAAGGACAATGGCGATCTAGTAAAGTACGAATTTGTTCTATAGACTCGGAAGAAGAACAGCAACGTTCAGCGTCTCCCGTTGCGAGCGAACAAAGCAAGTTCATTTGGCACACAAAATCGACAT TGTTGCAGTGTGATTTGAATGAGCTGAAGGATGTGTTGGAGGatctgaaaaggagaataaaTG GTGTGTCATCAGAGCTGGTAACTCAGCTACAGGAAAAAGACAGTCTTGTTCAGCAGAAACACACCATGGAGACCACGGTGGGTCAACTCATCAGTCTTCAGTCAAATGTCAAGACAGCAAGTTCACAGAATGTATCAAAATCTATGAACCCCACTCACAACCAACGTGGTACCCTGTCTTGCAAATGA